A genomic stretch from Macaca nemestrina isolate mMacNem1 chromosome 16, mMacNem.hap1, whole genome shotgun sequence includes:
- the LOC112425914 gene encoding uncharacterized protein isoform X2, whose translation MRPRGHRVGLRASRETEREPPEPPEPPEPRARSAARPAPRASTPRSPPAAAAAATPSAGARARAPAAARPGAGPGGRGGARGTASPPSPSPRRPAAGAPERLCAAPKLLPSRR comes from the coding sequence ATGCGGCCCCGTGGGCACCGGGTGGGACTGAGGGCGAGCAGGGAGACAGAGCGTGAGCCGCCGGAGCCGCCCGAGCCGCCCGAGCCGCGGGCCCGCAGTgccgcccgccccgcccctcgCGCCTCCACGCCCAGAtccccgcccgccgccgccgccgccgctacCCCCAGCGCTGGAGCGCGCGCCCGAGCCCCAGCCGCAGCGCGGCCAGGGGCGGGGCCCGGCGGCCGGGGCGGAGCCCGCGGCACAGCCTCGCCCCCGTCCCCGTCGCCTAGGCGACCGGCCGCGGGCGCTCCCGAGAGGCTCTGCGCGGCTCCGAAGCTTCTGCCGTCGCGGAGATAA